A segment of the Halovivax limisalsi genome:
GCGTCAAGGCGCTCGACCTGGGACTCGAGCGACCGAATGCGCTCTTCCTCTGGAGTGAGTTCGCGGGGTTCGTGGGTCGTCTCCTCGGCTTCGCCGCCCTCCTCGTCCTCGAGATCGGCGAGGACGGTCTCGACGGACTCCTCGCCGGAGACGACGCGGTCGATGACGACCCCGCGATCGATCCCCGGCGGGACTTTCGCCGCGATGCGCTCGAACTGGTCCTCGTGGTCGTCGACGGCGAACAGCGCCGCGGCGAGGGCGTCGCGCTGGTGGTCGTCGTCGTAGGGGTGCTCGCGCGTGCGGTGTTGTTTCTCGTCGATCGCAAGGTCCCGCGCCGGCGTCCAGGCCGCGGCGTCGAAGCTCCGGCGAAACTTCTCGACCGTCTCGGGGATCGGCGTCACGTCGGCGGCGACGATCACCGGCCGACCGCGCTCGACGATCCACTCGATCACGTCCGCGGTGTCGCTCGTGCGCGAACTCCAGACGTCGTGGACGTTGCCCTCCAGCGAGACGATGGCGACCGCCGTCGTCGTTCCCGGGTCGATCCCGACGACGACGTGATCGAGCCGCTTCGCGAGCGGCCGGAACTCGATGCCGTCCCGGCGCTCGCGCTCGATCTCGACCCTGACGTCGCCCGACCGATTCCCCGAGATCGGAATGTCCGCTGGCGTCGCCTCGACGGTGAACACGGCGTTGGCGAAGCCGCCGTAGGCCTCGCGGACCTCGCGCTCGTACGCGAGGTTTTCCTCCTCGAGGGTCGATTCGACCTCGCGTGCGCGCTTCCTGACGGAGCCGTGGATCCGGCGGGTGTAGCGATCCTCGCTCCAGCCCCCGCTGCCCGTCGAGCGCCCGCGGGAAACCTTCACGGTCGTCGTGTCGGTGAAGGCCGAGACCTCCTGGCCCACGTTGTGCGCGGCGAGCCGGGCCGCGGCTTCGGCCTCCTGCATCGGGTCGCTGCCGTAGGGGATCCCGTGGCGGGCCGCCACGCGCGAGAGCGGCTCCGGTTGCTCGTCGCCGGTCACCTGGACGAGCGAGGTTTCGGCGGGCAGCGAGCCGAGGAAGTGGACGAGGGCGTCCTTGTCCTCGGCGAGCTCGTACATGTTGTCGGTCGCGACGATGGCCGGTTCGCGATCGGCGATCAGCCGCCGGAGCTTCCGGTGTGAGACCACGTCGCGTTCGATCGAGTCGTCGCCGAGGATGACGAGCGCGTACGACGGTGCCCGTCCCCGAACGTCTCCCTGCTGGACGTCGACACCGAAGACGATCGCATCCAGCGCACTCGTTCGCATCCGGTGTGGGTAGGGAGGCGAACGCGTTAAACCTGACGCGGCCGGCGATCACCGGACGCGGGGCGATCTCCATCCGCCGTTCGCCGGCGGTCTCGGCCGGCAGCCGAACGGTCTCTCCTCGCTGGTATCGCAGCGTCCCGTCGGCGCCGACCGCTGGCGCAGTGACTCGGCGCCGACCGCTCGTATCGACGGTCGAAACGGGGGGAACGGCTAAACGGGTGTCGGACGAACCGATCGTCGTATGGCCTCCGATTCGGATCGGCGACGGGAGGCGACGACCGTTCGGCCCGGTCCACCCACGATCGAACGGTCCGACCCGTCGCGAGGATCGGGTCGATCGACGACTGCGCGATCTGGACCGTCGAAGCCGGCGCGACCCGAGCGGTCGACGCCCGGCTCAACTCCCGCGCCGAGCGAACGGCCCGGCCCCGCACCGGTCCGGGAGTGGGTCGTCTTCGGCGCCCTCCTCTTCGCGATCGTCGGGATCGGGATCGGGCTGCAGACCATGCTCCTCGACGCGATCGAC
Coding sequences within it:
- a CDS encoding DUF460 domain-containing protein translates to MRTSALDAIVFGVDVQQGDVRGRAPSYALVILGDDSIERDVVSHRKLRRLIADREPAIVATDNMYELAEDKDALVHFLGSLPAETSLVQVTGDEQPEPLSRVAARHGIPYGSDPMQEAEAAARLAAHNVGQEVSAFTDTTTVKVSRGRSTGSGGWSEDRYTRRIHGSVRKRAREVESTLEEENLAYEREVREAYGGFANAVFTVEATPADIPISGNRSGDVRVEIERERRDGIEFRPLAKRLDHVVVGIDPGTTTAVAIVSLEGNVHDVWSSRTSDTADVIEWIVERGRPVIVAADVTPIPETVEKFRRSFDAAAWTPARDLAIDEKQHRTREHPYDDDHQRDALAAALFAVDDHEDQFERIAAKVPPGIDRGVVIDRVVSGEESVETVLADLEDEEGGEAEETTHEPRELTPEEERIRSLESQVERLDAHVDRLKGRLADRDERIEELEAELETARSETRREVRKDREVTRLERRANQLERERDEAREEVAALERKVERMKALWKLDHSNFADVSAKKAGLVPVKVIEKFTRDAIREADEAYGLAPNDVVYLRDASGAGRSTAERLVAHEPRVVLKDGGLSDVADRVLFEADVPVAPADDVAMQEVDELAVAREGDVEDAIDDWHDRARERERSKTASMVDRVISEHRAGDNEA